One window of the Pseudomonas sihuiensis genome contains the following:
- a CDS encoding metal ABC transporter ATP-binding protein: MTALETAPSRLQGPGIEFTGIDLNLGRTRILDKVSFQVRAGSVHALVGPNGGGKSSLIKTLLGQMPHQGELRLHWPASPGTIGYVPQALEFDRGLPMTVDDFMAAMCQRRPAFLGLSRRHAPAIEQALARVGMLDKRKRRMGALSGGERQRVLLAQGLVPEAQLLVLDEPMSALDEPGVQVFEQLLRDWRQAGTTVLWIEHDLQAVGRLADRVTGLNRRVLFDDTPQQVLTPDRLLDLFSSHPRQQEASS, from the coding sequence ATGACCGCCCTCGAAACCGCGCCGTCGCGCCTGCAGGGCCCCGGCATCGAATTCACCGGCATCGATCTCAACCTCGGCCGCACGCGGATTCTCGACAAGGTCAGCTTCCAGGTGCGCGCCGGCAGCGTGCACGCCCTGGTCGGCCCCAACGGCGGTGGCAAGAGCTCGCTGATCAAGACCCTGCTCGGGCAGATGCCACACCAGGGCGAGCTACGCCTGCACTGGCCGGCCAGCCCCGGCACCATCGGTTACGTGCCGCAGGCGCTGGAATTCGATCGCGGTCTACCGATGACGGTGGATGATTTCATGGCCGCCATGTGCCAGCGTCGCCCGGCCTTCCTCGGCCTGTCGCGACGCCACGCGCCGGCCATCGAACAGGCGCTGGCACGGGTCGGCATGCTGGACAAGCGCAAGCGGCGCATGGGCGCGCTGTCCGGCGGCGAGCGCCAGCGCGTGCTGCTGGCCCAGGGCCTGGTGCCCGAGGCGCAGCTGCTGGTGCTCGACGAGCCAATGTCGGCGCTGGACGAGCCCGGCGTGCAGGTGTTCGAGCAACTGCTGCGCGACTGGCGCCAGGCCGGCACCACGGTGCTGTGGATCGAGCACGACCTGCAGGCCGTCGGTCGCCTCGCCGACCGCGTCACCGGGCTCAACCGCCGCGTGCTGTTCGACGATACGCCACAGCAGGTGCTGACCCCTGACCGTCTGCTCGACCTGTTCTCCAGTCATCCGCGCCAGCAAGAGGCCTCGTCATGA